In the genome of Streptomyces racemochromogenes, one region contains:
- a CDS encoding dihydrofolate reductase family protein, whose amino-acid sequence MRKLTYFIATTVDGFIGAPDGDADFIYRYVDPEFIGLLTAEYPETISSAGREQLGIKDAAPKRFDTVVMGRNTYETGLKAGVSSPYDHMREQYVVSRGLTTPPDPAVRLISGDLVARVREMKARDGLGIWLCGGADLAAQLMDEIDEYIVKTYPVVVGTGMPMSRAGFGVRPLELTGCTALGGGQVVTSYDVKR is encoded by the coding sequence TTGCGCAAGCTGACGTACTTCATCGCCACCACCGTCGACGGCTTCATCGGAGCCCCGGACGGCGATGCCGATTTCATCTACCGCTACGTGGACCCGGAGTTCATCGGCCTCCTGACGGCCGAGTACCCGGAGACGATCTCCAGCGCCGGACGCGAGCAGCTCGGCATCAAGGACGCCGCGCCCAAGCGCTTCGACACGGTGGTCATGGGCCGCAACACCTACGAGACCGGCCTCAAGGCGGGCGTCTCCAGCCCCTACGACCACATGCGCGAGCAGTACGTCGTCTCCCGCGGCCTCACCACCCCGCCGGACCCCGCCGTCCGGCTCATCAGCGGCGACCTCGTCGCCCGGGTGCGGGAGATGAAGGCGCGGGACGGGCTCGGCATCTGGCTGTGCGGCGGAGCCGACCTCGCGGCCCAGCTGATGGACGAGATCGACGAGTACATCGTCAAGACCTACCCCGTCGTCGTCGGGACCGGCATGCCGATGTCCCGTGCCGGGTTCGGCGTGCGCCCCCTGGAGCTCACCGGGTGCACCGCCCTCGGCGGCGGCCAGGTCGTCACCTCGTACGACGTCAAGCGCTGA
- a CDS encoding GNAT family N-acetyltransferase, whose translation MVLEIRQADRSDRDAVARLLDEAFRDDPVSSWVFPDPEHRAAVHGRFLGVFVDVALAEGRVDYAADGSAAALWLRIPAGEPEGEDEVPAKMRAVADPDNERCELVGRLTGEVHPTSEEHEYLLMIAVAPGRQGEGLGTELMRPVLERCDREGIPAYLEASSERSKGLYERLGWEFTGQAVRLPQGPLMWPMWRKPRG comes from the coding sequence GTGGTGCTGGAGATACGTCAGGCGGACCGGTCGGACCGGGACGCGGTCGCGCGCCTGCTGGACGAGGCCTTCCGCGACGACCCGGTGAGCAGCTGGGTCTTCCCGGACCCCGAGCACCGGGCCGCCGTGCACGGCAGGTTCCTCGGGGTCTTCGTGGACGTCGCGCTGGCCGAGGGCCGCGTCGACTACGCGGCGGACGGCTCGGCGGCGGCGCTGTGGCTGCGGATCCCGGCGGGCGAGCCGGAGGGCGAGGACGAGGTGCCGGCGAAGATGCGGGCCGTCGCCGACCCGGACAACGAGCGGTGCGAGCTGGTCGGCCGGCTCACGGGGGAGGTGCACCCCACCTCCGAGGAGCACGAGTACCTGCTGATGATCGCGGTCGCGCCCGGCCGGCAGGGCGAGGGGCTGGGCACCGAGCTGATGCGGCCGGTACTGGAGCGCTGCGACCGGGAGGGGATACCGGCCTACCTGGAGGCGAGCAGCGAGCGCAGCAAGGGGTTGTACGAGCGGCTCGGGTGGGAGTTCACCGGTCAGGCCGTGCGGCTGCCCCAGGGGCCGCTGATGTGGCCGATGTGGCGCAAGCCGCGGGGATAG
- a CDS encoding family 2 encapsulin nanocompartment cargo protein polyprenyl transferase, giving the protein MGPVTADTAGTVVAGEGQEAAALLEAARETVDPELRRAVEGLPAAMRRVAMYHFGWEGEDGGPGAGGAGKAIRPALVLASAQALGAPAQAVRGAVRAAAAVELAHNFTLLHDDIIDRDLRRRGRPTAWTVFGTPPAILAGDAMMALALRLLAEDPHPASARASARLAGCVVELCEGQQADCAFEERAHVSLDECLTMATAKTGALLGCACAMGALYAGAGPEEVEAMDAFGREAGLAFQLIDDLIGIWGDPGHTGKPAGADLLARKKSLPVVAALTSGTEAGEELALLYAGPLEEDDVSRAARAVERAGGRDWAQAHAADRMGRAVRELSRAVPDLAAAGGLLALAEFVTRRTK; this is encoded by the coding sequence CTGGGACCGGTGACCGCGGACACCGCCGGCACCGTCGTCGCGGGCGAGGGGCAGGAAGCGGCGGCCCTGCTGGAAGCGGCGAGGGAGACGGTCGACCCGGAACTCCGGCGGGCCGTCGAGGGCCTGCCCGCGGCCATGCGCCGGGTGGCGATGTACCACTTCGGCTGGGAAGGCGAGGACGGCGGCCCCGGCGCCGGCGGCGCGGGCAAGGCCATCCGGCCCGCGCTCGTGCTCGCCTCGGCACAGGCCCTGGGCGCGCCCGCGCAGGCCGTCCGGGGCGCCGTACGGGCCGCGGCGGCCGTGGAACTCGCGCACAACTTCACGCTGCTGCACGACGACATCATCGACCGGGACCTCCGCCGCCGCGGGCGGCCGACCGCCTGGACCGTCTTCGGCACCCCGCCCGCGATCCTCGCGGGCGACGCCATGATGGCGCTCGCGCTGCGGCTGCTCGCCGAGGACCCGCACCCGGCCTCGGCGCGGGCCTCGGCCCGGCTCGCGGGCTGCGTGGTCGAGCTGTGCGAGGGGCAGCAGGCGGACTGCGCCTTCGAGGAGCGCGCGCACGTCTCGCTCGACGAGTGCCTGACCATGGCGACGGCCAAGACCGGGGCCCTCCTGGGCTGCGCGTGCGCGATGGGCGCCCTGTACGCGGGGGCCGGGCCGGAGGAGGTCGAGGCCATGGACGCCTTCGGGCGGGAGGCGGGGCTGGCCTTCCAGCTGATCGACGACCTGATCGGCATCTGGGGCGACCCCGGGCACACCGGCAAGCCCGCCGGGGCCGATCTCCTCGCCCGCAAGAAGTCCCTCCCGGTCGTGGCCGCCCTCACCTCGGGCACCGAGGCCGGGGAGGAGCTGGCGCTCCTGTACGCGGGCCCGCTGGAGGAGGACGACGTCTCCCGCGCGGCCCGGGCGGTGGAGCGGGCCGGCGGCCGCGACTGGGCGCAGGCCCATGCCGCCGACCGGATGGGCCGGGCGGTGCGGGAGCTGTCCCGGGCGGTGCCCGACCTCGCGGCGGCGGGCGGGCTGCTGGCGCTCGCGGAGTTCGTGACGCGGCGCACCAAGTAG
- a CDS encoding family 2B encapsulin nanocompartment shell protein codes for MSVQAGSEAESRTPQSSLGTAAARNLATTTKSAPQMQEITSRWLLKTLPWVPVQGGTYRVNRRLSHTVGNGVVEFVKTGSRVQVIPAELGELPLLRDYDDAEVLTELAARCRQVDFEAGQELTSFGSPSDQVFLLAHGRVEQIGPGPYGEDAVLRTVADGAYFGEASLTDGAAIWEYTARAATPGTALVLAREDFQLLADRADSLRAHVDRVRTRPARPTNPYGEAAIELSAGHVGEAVLPRAFADYEPRPREYELSIAQTVLRVHTRVADLYNHPMNQTEQQLRLTVEALRERQEHEMLNNPEFGLLHNADYDQRIQPHDGAPTPDDFDALLGMRRDSKLFLAHPEAIAAFGRECNKRGLYPETVDVAGTRVTAWRGVPIFPSTKIPVTAARTTSILCMRTGEEEQGVIGLHQPGLPDEIEPSMSVRFMGINDQAIISYLVTAYFSAAVLVPDALGVLENVEIGRWDR; via the coding sequence ATGTCGGTCCAGGCAGGTTCCGAAGCCGAATCCCGGACGCCGCAGAGCAGTCTGGGGACCGCGGCCGCGCGGAACTTGGCAACCACGACCAAGTCCGCGCCGCAGATGCAGGAGATCACCTCCCGCTGGCTGCTGAAGACCCTCCCGTGGGTCCCGGTGCAGGGCGGCACCTACCGGGTCAACCGCCGCCTCAGCCACACCGTCGGCAACGGCGTCGTCGAGTTCGTCAAGACCGGCTCCCGCGTGCAGGTCATCCCGGCCGAACTCGGCGAGCTGCCGCTGCTGCGCGACTACGACGACGCGGAGGTCCTCACCGAACTCGCAGCCCGCTGCCGGCAGGTCGACTTCGAGGCCGGACAGGAGCTCACCTCCTTCGGCAGCCCCTCCGACCAGGTCTTCCTGCTCGCCCACGGCCGCGTCGAACAGATCGGCCCCGGCCCCTACGGCGAGGACGCCGTCCTGCGGACCGTCGCCGACGGCGCCTACTTCGGCGAGGCCTCCCTCACCGACGGGGCGGCCATCTGGGAGTACACCGCCCGCGCGGCCACCCCCGGTACGGCCCTCGTGCTGGCCCGCGAGGACTTCCAGCTCCTCGCCGACCGCGCCGACTCGCTGCGGGCACACGTGGACCGCGTACGCACCCGGCCGGCCCGGCCCACCAACCCGTACGGCGAGGCCGCGATCGAGCTCTCCGCCGGCCACGTCGGCGAGGCCGTCCTCCCCCGCGCCTTCGCCGACTACGAACCCCGTCCGCGCGAGTACGAACTCTCCATTGCACAAACGGTCCTGCGCGTCCACACCCGCGTCGCCGACCTCTACAACCACCCGATGAACCAGACCGAGCAGCAGCTGCGGCTCACGGTCGAGGCGCTGCGCGAGCGCCAGGAGCACGAGATGCTCAACAACCCGGAGTTCGGCCTGCTCCACAACGCCGACTACGACCAGCGCATCCAGCCTCACGACGGCGCGCCCACTCCGGACGACTTCGACGCCCTGCTCGGCATGCGGCGCGACTCCAAGCTGTTCCTCGCGCACCCCGAGGCCATCGCCGCCTTCGGCCGCGAGTGCAACAAGCGCGGGCTCTACCCCGAGACGGTCGACGTCGCCGGCACCCGGGTGACGGCCTGGCGGGGTGTGCCGATCTTCCCCTCCACCAAGATCCCGGTCACCGCGGCCCGTACGACCTCCATCCTGTGCATGCGCACCGGCGAGGAGGAGCAGGGCGTCATCGGCCTCCACCAGCCGGGCCTGCCCGACGAGATCGAGCCGAGCATGTCCGTGCGCTTCATGGGGATCAACGACCAGGCGATCATCTCCTACCTGGTCACCGCCTACTTCTCCGCCGCCGTCCTGGTGCCGGACGCGCTCGGCGTCCTGGAGAACGTCGAGATCGGCCGCTGGGACCGGTGA
- a CDS encoding RrF2 family transcriptional regulator produces MRLTRFTDLALRVLMRLAVEDTDLPTTREVAATMEVPYTHTAKVVARLQHLGLVEARRGRGGGLALTAAGRTASVGGVVRELEGAGDVVDCDGATPCPLRGACVLRGALRRAQEAFFAALDPLTVDELVAAPTGPLLLGISSGGGRVAD; encoded by the coding sequence ATGCGGCTGACGCGATTCACGGACCTGGCGCTGCGCGTGCTCATGCGCCTGGCCGTCGAGGACACGGACCTCCCCACCACCCGCGAGGTGGCGGCGACCATGGAGGTCCCGTACACCCACACCGCCAAGGTGGTCGCCAGGCTGCAGCATCTCGGACTGGTCGAGGCCCGGCGCGGCCGCGGCGGCGGGCTCGCGCTCACCGCCGCCGGGCGCACCGCGTCGGTGGGCGGGGTGGTGCGGGAGCTGGAGGGCGCCGGCGACGTCGTGGACTGCGACGGGGCCACCCCGTGCCCGCTGCGCGGGGCCTGCGTCCTGCGCGGGGCGCTGCGCCGGGCCCAGGAGGCGTTCTTCGCCGCGCTGGACCCGCTCACGGTGGACGAGCTGGTGGCGGCCCCCACGGGGCCCCTGCTGCTGGGCATTTCGAGCGGTGGCGGCCGAGTGGCCGATTGA
- a CDS encoding globin domain-containing protein: MLSEKSTATVRATLPAVGAAITDITELFYAKLFAAHPALLRDLFNRGNQNAGLQKQALAGSIAAFATHLVDHPDTRPDVMLNRIAHKHASLGVTREQYPVVHRHLFEAITEVLGEALTPEVAEAWDEVYWLMANALIAAEERLYAERQVLAGDVWRQWTVAARVEETADCTTFHLVPADGAPAPGFKPGQYVSVQVGLPDGARQIRQYSLSSSPGSPVRAITVKRVHGPAAGGGPDGEVSHHLHARVRPGDTLRVSAPYGDLVLQDTDAPVLLASAGIGCTPMLSMLEHLAETGHTGRVTVVHADRSPADHALRSDHRALTHKLTDATARFWYESGAEAGDSTGLVDLAAVPVTPGTRAYLCGPLPFMRSVRAQLIAKGVRARDVHYEVFGPDLWLAQA; the protein is encoded by the coding sequence ATGCTGTCGGAGAAGTCGACCGCGACCGTACGCGCCACCCTGCCCGCCGTCGGGGCCGCCATCACGGACATCACGGAGCTGTTCTACGCGAAGCTCTTCGCGGCACACCCGGCCCTGCTCCGGGACCTGTTCAACCGGGGCAACCAGAACGCCGGGCTCCAGAAGCAGGCCCTCGCCGGCTCCATCGCCGCCTTCGCCACCCACCTCGTGGACCACCCGGACACCCGCCCCGACGTGATGCTGAACCGCATCGCCCACAAGCACGCCTCGCTCGGCGTCACCCGCGAGCAGTACCCGGTGGTCCACCGGCACCTGTTCGAGGCCATCACCGAGGTCCTCGGCGAGGCCCTCACCCCCGAGGTCGCCGAGGCCTGGGACGAGGTGTACTGGCTGATGGCGAACGCCCTGATCGCCGCCGAGGAGCGGCTCTACGCCGAACGGCAGGTGCTCGCCGGGGACGTCTGGCGGCAGTGGACGGTGGCCGCGCGGGTCGAGGAGACGGCGGACTGCACCACCTTCCACCTGGTCCCCGCCGACGGCGCCCCGGCCCCCGGCTTCAAGCCCGGACAGTACGTCTCCGTCCAGGTCGGCCTCCCCGACGGCGCCCGCCAGATACGCCAGTACAGCCTCTCCAGCTCCCCCGGCTCCCCGGTCCGCGCGATCACCGTCAAGCGGGTCCACGGCCCGGCCGCCGGCGGCGGCCCCGACGGCGAGGTCTCCCACCACCTCCACGCCCGGGTCCGCCCCGGCGACACCCTGCGCGTCTCCGCCCCGTACGGGGACCTGGTGCTCCAGGACACGGACGCGCCGGTCCTGCTCGCCTCGGCGGGCATCGGCTGCACGCCCATGCTGTCGATGCTGGAACACCTGGCCGAAACCGGGCACACCGGCCGGGTCACCGTGGTGCACGCCGACCGCAGCCCCGCCGACCACGCCCTGCGCTCGGACCACCGCGCCCTGACCCACAAGCTCACCGACGCCACGGCCCGCTTCTGGTACGAATCCGGCGCCGAGGCGGGCGACTCCACCGGCCTCGTCGACCTCGCCGCCGTCCCGGTCACCCCCGGCACCAGGGCGTATCTGTGCGGGCCGCTCCCCTTCATGCGGTCGGTGCGCGCCCAGCTGATCGCCAAGGGCGTCCGGGCCCGCGACGTCCACTACGAGGTGTTCGGACCGGACCTGTGGCTGGCCCAGGCCTGA
- a CDS encoding peptidoglycan recognition protein family protein — translation MSAPMSADRFIQALRAEGLTVVEVGAWRTRNRNHKGPWGPVHGVMIHHTVTHGTAYTVQLCRDGDSALPGPLCHGVIAKDGRVHLVGYGRTNHAGAGDSDVLAAVIAEKRLPPDHHADTDGNRYFYGFECENLGDGEDPWPPAQLDAIARAAAAVCRVHGWGARSVIGHREWQPGKVDPRGFTMDWLRDRVADRLK, via the coding sequence ATGTCCGCACCCATGTCCGCTGACCGGTTCATCCAGGCGCTGCGCGCCGAAGGCCTGACCGTCGTGGAGGTAGGCGCCTGGCGCACCCGCAACCGCAACCACAAGGGCCCCTGGGGGCCGGTACACGGGGTGATGATCCACCACACCGTCACGCACGGCACCGCGTACACCGTCCAGCTCTGCCGCGACGGCGACTCCGCCCTGCCCGGCCCCCTCTGCCACGGCGTCATCGCCAAGGACGGCCGGGTCCACCTCGTCGGCTACGGCCGCACCAACCACGCCGGCGCGGGCGACTCCGACGTCCTGGCGGCCGTGATCGCCGAGAAGCGGCTGCCGCCCGACCACCACGCCGACACCGACGGAAACCGGTACTTCTACGGCTTCGAGTGCGAGAACCTCGGCGACGGCGAGGACCCCTGGCCGCCCGCCCAGCTCGACGCCATCGCCCGCGCGGCCGCCGCCGTCTGCCGGGTCCACGGCTGGGGCGCCCGCTCGGTCATCGGCCACCGCGAATGGCAGCCCGGCAAGGTCGACCCCAGGGGCTTCACCATGGACTGGCTGCGCGACCGCGTCGCCGACCGCCTCAAGTGA
- a CDS encoding 1-aminocyclopropane-1-carboxylate deaminase/D-cysteine desulfhydrase translates to MTHPELRPRPPSPLVEAADERFAAYGVRLLLKRDDLVHPELPGNKWRKLAPNLRAALETGHDRLATFGGAYSNHLRATAAAGRLLGLETVGIVRGDELAGRPLNDSLARCAADGMRLHFATRSEYRRKADPDTRDRLLAAAGAAGAYVVPEGGSNALALLGCAELGRELRGASDVVAVACGTGGTLAGLAAGLAPGQRALGVPVLAGGFLGAEIRSLQAAAFGGPAGDWTLAEGFDHGGYARVPAALDAFAADFGARHGLPVERIYVAKLLWALHALTAAGSFPRGTTLTAVITGHP, encoded by the coding sequence GTGACCCACCCCGAACTGCGCCCCCGCCCGCCGTCCCCCCTCGTCGAGGCGGCCGACGAACGCTTCGCCGCGTACGGGGTACGGCTCCTGCTCAAGCGGGACGACCTGGTCCACCCGGAGCTGCCCGGCAACAAATGGCGCAAGCTCGCGCCGAACCTCCGGGCAGCGCTGGAAACGGGCCACGACCGGCTCGCCACCTTCGGCGGCGCCTACTCCAACCACCTCCGGGCCACCGCGGCCGCCGGCCGGCTGCTCGGCCTGGAGACGGTCGGCATCGTCCGGGGCGACGAGCTGGCCGGGCGCCCCCTCAACGACTCCCTGGCCCGCTGCGCCGCCGACGGCATGCGGCTGCACTTCGCCACCCGCTCCGAGTACCGCCGCAAGGCCGACCCGGACACCCGGGACCGCCTGCTGGCCGCCGCCGGGGCCGCGGGGGCGTACGTGGTCCCCGAGGGCGGCAGCAACGCCCTCGCCCTCCTGGGCTGCGCGGAACTGGGCCGCGAGCTGCGCGGGGCGTCCGACGTGGTGGCGGTGGCCTGCGGTACGGGCGGCACCCTGGCCGGACTCGCGGCCGGACTCGCCCCCGGCCAGCGGGCCCTGGGCGTACCGGTCCTGGCCGGGGGCTTCCTCGGCGCGGAGATACGTTCCCTCCAGGCGGCCGCCTTCGGCGGCCCGGCCGGCGACTGGACCCTGGCGGAGGGCTTCGACCACGGGGGCTACGCCCGCGTCCCGGCCGCCCTCGACGCGTTCGCGGCCGACTTCGGGGCCCGGCACGGGCTCCCGGTGGAGCGGATCTACGTCGCGAAGCTCCTCTGGGCCCTGCACGCCCTCACCGCCGCCGGCTCCTTCCCCCGGGGCACGACCCTGACCGCCGTCATCACGGGCCACCCGTAG
- a CDS encoding Na+/H+ antiporter, translating to MEVLPLVALIAGSAAVAGVARRTPVPAPLLLVAAGLIAAYVPGVPSYALDPHIVLPLLLPPLLHTAAVDSSYLDLRANVRPIALLSVGYVLFATLAVGYVAYLLVPGLSLPVALVLGAVVAPPDAVAATAIARRLGLPNRITTILQGESLVNDATAITAYNVALAAAIGVSAGWAGGVAEFLLASVGGVGVGLLLMVPIHWLRKRLREPLLQNTLSLLIPFVAYAAAERVHASGVLAVVVVGLYLGHRNWQVDFATRLQEEAVWKVVAFVLESVVFALIGLQLPVVLKGLGEYEGVVAAWYAVAVFLAVVAARFVWVFPATFVPRWVSERIRHREPETDWKSPTVVGWAGMRGVVSLAIAFSVPMEVPHRNLILFLTFTTVIGTLVVQGLTLPPLIRVLKLPPRDVQAETLAEAQAQSEASRAAEERLTELLERPENDTLPPPLADRLRTVLERRRNAVWERLGEVNPVTGESADDVYRRLAREMIAAEREVFVSLRDRRRIDDEMLRALLRRLDLEEAAAYREESG from the coding sequence ATGGAGGTATTGCCGCTGGTGGCGCTGATCGCCGGGAGCGCCGCCGTGGCGGGTGTCGCCCGGCGCACGCCCGTACCGGCCCCGCTGCTGCTGGTCGCCGCGGGCCTGATCGCAGCCTACGTGCCGGGGGTGCCCTCGTACGCCCTCGACCCGCACATCGTGCTGCCGCTGCTGCTCCCGCCGCTGCTGCACACGGCGGCGGTGGACAGCTCGTACCTGGACCTGCGGGCCAACGTACGGCCGATCGCGCTGCTGTCGGTGGGCTACGTGCTCTTCGCCACGCTCGCCGTCGGCTACGTGGCCTACCTGCTGGTGCCGGGCCTGTCGCTGCCCGTGGCACTGGTGCTGGGCGCGGTCGTCGCGCCGCCGGACGCGGTGGCGGCGACGGCCATCGCGCGGCGGCTGGGGCTGCCGAACCGGATCACGACGATCCTGCAGGGCGAGTCCCTGGTGAACGACGCCACCGCCATCACCGCCTACAACGTGGCGCTGGCCGCGGCGATCGGCGTCAGCGCCGGCTGGGCGGGCGGGGTCGCGGAGTTCCTGCTGGCGTCGGTCGGCGGGGTCGGGGTGGGCCTGCTGCTGATGGTCCCCATCCACTGGCTGCGCAAGCGGCTGCGGGAGCCGCTACTGCAGAACACCCTGTCGCTGCTGATCCCGTTCGTGGCGTACGCGGCGGCGGAGCGGGTGCACGCGTCGGGGGTGCTGGCCGTGGTGGTCGTCGGGCTGTACCTGGGCCACCGCAACTGGCAGGTCGACTTCGCGACGCGGCTCCAGGAGGAGGCCGTGTGGAAGGTGGTCGCCTTCGTGCTGGAGTCGGTGGTCTTCGCGCTGATCGGGCTCCAGCTGCCGGTGGTCCTCAAGGGGCTGGGGGAGTACGAGGGGGTGGTCGCGGCCTGGTACGCCGTCGCGGTGTTCCTCGCGGTGGTGGCGGCGCGCTTCGTGTGGGTGTTCCCGGCGACCTTCGTGCCGAGGTGGGTGTCGGAGCGGATCCGGCACCGGGAGCCGGAGACGGACTGGAAGTCCCCGACGGTCGTCGGATGGGCCGGGATGCGCGGTGTCGTCTCGCTGGCCATCGCGTTCTCCGTGCCGATGGAGGTGCCGCACCGCAACCTGATCCTGTTCCTCACCTTCACGACCGTCATCGGCACCCTGGTCGTCCAGGGCCTGACCCTGCCGCCCCTGATCAGGGTGCTGAAGCTGCCGCCGCGGGACGTGCAGGCGGAGACCCTCGCGGAGGCGCAGGCGCAGAGCGAGGCCTCGCGGGCGGCGGAGGAGCGGCTGACGGAGCTGCTGGAGCGGCCGGAGAACGACACCCTGCCGCCGCCGCTGGCGGACCGGCTGCGGACGGTCCTGGAGCGGCGCCGCAACGCGGTCTGGGAGCGGCTGGGCGAGGTCAACCCGGTGACGGGGGAGTCGGCGGACGACGTGTACCGGCGGCTGGCCCGGGAGATGATCGCGGCCGAGCGGGAGGTCTTCGTCTCCCTGCGCGACCGCCGCCGCATCGACGACGAGATGCTCCGCGCGCTGCTGCGCCGCCTGGACCTGGAGGAGGCCGCGGCCTACCGGGAGGAGTCGGGCTGA
- a CDS encoding UBP-type zinc finger domain-containing protein — MSECTHVAELPRPEPVPHALTCPECEVLGSHPVQLRMCLGCGFVGCCDSSPHRHATAHHRESGHPVMRSFEPGETWRWCFVDGSIV, encoded by the coding sequence ATGAGCGAGTGCACCCACGTTGCCGAACTGCCGCGCCCCGAGCCGGTCCCGCATGCGTTGACCTGCCCCGAATGTGAAGTCCTCGGCAGCCATCCGGTACAGCTGCGCATGTGCCTCGGCTGCGGGTTCGTGGGGTGCTGCGACTCCTCCCCGCACCGGCACGCCACCGCGCACCACCGGGAGAGCGGCCACCCGGTGATGCGGAGCTTCGAACCGGGCGAAACTTGGCGCTGGTGTTTCGTCGACGGTTCCATCGTCTGA
- a CDS encoding anti-sigma regulatory factor, producing MSQIAGEPGTQDFVEVRLPAAGAYLSVLRTATAGLAARLDFTLDEIEDLRIAVDEACAILLQQAVPGSVLSCVFRLIDDSLEVTVSAPTTDGRAPERDTFAWTVLSALAGKVEATVEDNKTVSISLYKQRGAGPGPA from the coding sequence GTGTCCCAGATCGCAGGCGAACCCGGGACCCAGGACTTCGTGGAAGTCCGGCTGCCGGCTGCGGGTGCCTACCTGTCGGTGCTGCGCACGGCCACGGCCGGTCTCGCGGCACGTTTGGACTTCACCCTCGACGAGATCGAGGACCTCCGCATCGCGGTGGACGAGGCCTGCGCGATCCTGCTCCAGCAGGCCGTGCCGGGCTCCGTCCTCAGCTGCGTCTTCCGGCTGATCGACGATTCGCTGGAAGTGACCGTCTCCGCCCCGACCACGGACGGGCGGGCGCCGGAGCGCGACACGTTCGCGTGGACGGTCCTGTCGGCCCTGGCCGGCAAGGTCGAGGCGACGGTCGAGGACAACAAGACAGTGAGCATCAGCCTCTACAAACAGCGCGGCGCGGGGCCAGGCCCGGCGTGA
- a CDS encoding RNA polymerase sigma factor SigF: protein MRGGDRPRVRHEVDGGIPEQQHARPHPADADAEDGFLDSAERRAGPMSENQHDQPQPPEAAAPEVPEAPVALPDPRDRSGARALFFELRRLPEGSPERAELRNRLVRMHLPLVEHLARRFRNRGEPLDDLTQVATIGLIKSVDRFDPDRGVEFSTYATPTVVGEIKRHFRDKGWAVRVPRRLQELRLSLTTATAELSQQHGRSPTVHELAERLGISEEEVLEGLESANAYSTLSLDVPDTDDESPAVADTLGSEDEALEGVEYRESLKPLLEGLPPREKRILLLRFFGNMTQSQIAQEVGISQMHVSRLLARTLAQLREKLLVEE, encoded by the coding sequence GTGCGGGGCGGGGATCGGCCCCGGGTGAGGCACGAGGTCGACGGCGGCATCCCGGAGCAGCAGCACGCCCGGCCGCACCCGGCTGACGCGGATGCGGAAGACGGCTTTTTGGACTCGGCGGAGCGACGGGCGGGCCCTATGAGCGAGAACCAGCACGACCAACCACAGCCCCCGGAGGCAGCGGCCCCGGAGGTACCGGAGGCGCCTGTGGCGCTGCCGGATCCGCGGGACCGCAGCGGCGCGCGGGCCCTGTTCTTCGAGCTGCGCCGGCTGCCCGAGGGATCACCCGAGCGGGCGGAGCTGCGCAACCGGCTGGTGCGGATGCACCTGCCGCTGGTCGAGCACCTGGCGCGGCGGTTCCGCAACCGCGGCGAGCCGCTGGACGACCTGACCCAGGTCGCCACCATCGGCCTGATCAAGTCGGTGGACCGGTTCGACCCCGACCGCGGGGTCGAGTTCTCCACGTACGCCACCCCCACCGTGGTGGGCGAGATCAAGCGGCACTTCCGCGACAAGGGCTGGGCGGTACGCGTGCCCCGGCGGCTGCAGGAGCTGCGGCTCTCGCTGACCACGGCCACGGCGGAGCTGTCCCAGCAGCACGGCCGGTCCCCGACGGTGCACGAGCTGGCCGAGCGGCTGGGGATCTCCGAGGAGGAGGTGCTGGAGGGGCTGGAGTCGGCCAATGCCTACAGCACGCTCTCCCTGGACGTGCCGGACACCGACGACGAGTCGCCGGCGGTCGCGGACACCCTCGGCTCTGAGGACGAGGCGCTGGAGGGCGTCGAGTACCGGGAGTCCCTCAAACCACTGCTGGAGGGACTGCCGCCGCGGGAGAAGCGGATCCTGCTGCTGCGCTTCTTCGGCAACATGACCCAGTCGCAGATCGCGCAGGAGGTCGGCATCTCGCAGATGCACGTGTCCCGGCTGCTGGCCCGCACCCTGGCCCAGCTCCGGGAGAAGCTCCTGGTCGAGGAGTAG